The window TTGATGTCGGTCAGCTCGCGGAAATCGGCTACGGCATCAATCGAGAGGTAGGGCTTCTTCGCCTTCATGCGCTCGACCTGGTGTTTCACGAGGCCAAAGCCCGCCGAGCAGTCGGCAAAGGCAGGCACGAAGATCGGCACGCCGTGACGATAGCATTCCTCGATGAGGGAGCCTTCCTTCTTGGCGTTGCCATCGGCGAGCCATTTGCCCATCGCCTTGATGAAGGCGCGGGACGAAATCGGCTTGGCGTCGAGGCTGTCAGCAATGTCACCGATCGTGTGGTCGGTGGTCTGCAGCTCTTCCTCGTCGATATAGGTGTCGTAGATCCGGTCGATATAGAGATCGCGCAAGACCCGGTCGTCCGGGATTTCGCGTGCCTGATAGTGCTTGAAGCCCAGAGCCTCGAAGAAATCCATGTCCACGATGGATGCGCCGGTGGCAACGATGGCATCGACCATGTTGTTGCGCACCATGTCGCGCCACACGTGCATGCAGCCGCCTGCGCTCGTCGAACCGGCGAGGGTGAGGATCACCGAGCAATCCGGATCGGCCACTGCCGCTTGCAGGATGCGCGCAGCGCGCGCAGCGTCGCGGCTGGAGAAGCTCATCTTCTCCCACGCATCAATGATCACGCGGCCATCAAAGCTCGCAATATCGATATGCTCGACCGGGCTGGCCAGCAGCTCGGCCTTACGATTGGTTTGTTCAGTCATTTACCGTCTCTTGATCAGGCGTTGCCGGCGGCGTCGCAGCCGGGTGAAGGGGACGACCGAGCCTTCGCTCTGCGGCTCGCTTTGGGGCGAGGCCAGCACGGGCTGATCGTACAGCGAAAGCCAAGGGTAGTCGGAAACCGTGACAGTCTCCACATCCCCGAAGCCATTAAAGCGCGTGGCCATTGCGGTGCCATAGGCACCCAGCATGCCAAACTCGATGACATCGCCTTCCTTAAGGTCGGCGGGCAGCTCGTACGGGCCGGGCATGGAATCGATGGAATCGCACGTAGGGCCATACAGCTTGAACGGCGCCGTCTGCGGGCTCAGCTCGCCATTGGCACGATGCACCCGCATCGGATAGCTCCAGCGCGCATGCACGATGTCGAACAGGCAGCCATAGGAGCCGTCATTCATGTAGACGGCATCGCCCTTGATCAGCTCCACGCGCGTCAGCACGGACACCGCCTCGGCGACGAGCGCGCGGCCCGGCTCGCACCACAGATCGGCGTTCTCCAGGACCATCATGTCCTCGAAGGCGTGCTCGATCGCTTTGACATAGTCTTCCAGCGGCGGCGGGGTAAGGCCGGGATAGATGGACGGAAAACCACCACCCACATCCACAATGTCCACCGTGACACCAGCGCGCGCGATCAGGCGCGAGGCTTCCATCATGGCCGCGCGGTAGGCGCTGGGCGCCATGCACTGGCTGCCGACATGGAAGCTGACGCCCAGCTCGTGCGCATGGGCACGGGCGAGCCGGATCAGATCGGGCGCTTCGGCTTCGGTCGCGCCGAACTTGCCCGCCAGCGGCAGCGTTGCGCCGTCATTGGACACGGCAAGGCGCACCACCAGTGTCAGGTCGCGGGCATAGCCGGTCTCCTGCAGGATTTTCTGCAGCTCGGCTTCGCAATCGAGGACGAAGATCTTCACGCCATGGTCGTGATAGGCAGACGCAATGGCCCGCCGGCTCTTCACCGGGTGCATGAACGCCATTGTGGCGCCGGGACACCGGCTGGCAATCAGCTCAACCTCCGGCAGGGAGGCAACGTCGAACCAGCGATGACCCGCCGCGTACAGCGTATCAATCACCCATGGCGAAGGGTTCGCCTTCACGGCGTAGAGAACTTCACCCGGAAAATGTTCCTGGAACCAGCGGGACGCTACGGCCAGACGGTCAGGCCGCGCGCACGCGACCGGGCCATCGACGGGCCGAAGGCGGACCAGGTCCAGGGGCGTATGGTGCTCGGACAACTCACGAGACCCCCTGTTAGCAGTTAACCCAATCCGGCATCGTCACCTCCGCCGGGACTGCGCATTTAGGGCCTCGCTGCCGCGCTGTAAAGAGAAATTGCACAGCGGCACAACGACATGCGGCAACCGGTGCCGGAAAGGGTGGCACACACAGTTTCGTATGGCATAACACGAACGCGCCAACGGCCCAAAAGTGCCGGGTGGAGGGGATAAAAATGACAGCGAAGAGTCTCGCCTTGTCAGTTGACCAGGTTACGAAGACCTACGGCACGGCGGTCGCCCTTTCCGGCGCCAGCCTGACCGTGGAGCCGGGCGAGATGGTGGCGCTGATCGGCGCTTCGGGTTCCGGCAAGTCCACCTTGCTGCGCCTGGCATCCGGTCTGGTGCTGGCCGATTCCGGTTCGGGTGCCATCCGGCTGTTTGGCGAGAAGGTGCAGGAAAACGGCAAGCTGTCGGCGCGTGTGCGCAGGGCGCGGGCCAAGGTCGGCTTCATCTTCCAGCAGTTCAATCTGGTCACACGCGCCAGCCTCTATGCGAACGCGATGCTGGGCTCGCTCGGGCAGATTGCGCCCTGGCGCGGCATAACCGGCTCATTCCCCGATGATGTGCGCAAGCGCGCCATGGAAGCGCTGGAACGCGTGGGCGTCGCTGGCCATGCCGGCAAGCGCGCGGCGAATCTGTCTGGCGGCCAGCAGCAGCGCGGCGCGATTGCGCGCGCTCTGGTGCAGCGTGCCGAGGCGATTTTCGCCGACGAGCCCATTGCCTCGCTCGACCCTGTGTCCGCGCGCCGCGTGATGCGTCTTCTGGCGGAGCTGAACGAGCAGGACGGGCTGACCGTCGTGGTGACGCTCCACCAGGTCGACTATGCGCTGAAATACTGCCGCCGTGCCGTGGCGCTAAAAGCTGGCGAGATCATCTATGACGGCCCCATCTCCGGGCTCACCCGTGAACGCCTGATCGAGATTTATGGCGATGAGTACCGCGATGTGATGGACGAGGAGCCTGTGCGCGCATGATGAGCTTCGTCCGCATTCTGGCCGCCCTCGCGCTTGTTTGTGCCAGCGGTACTGCCCTCGCGCAGGAGCGTGAGCGTATCGTCTTCTCCGTTATCTCCACCGAACAGACCGAGGCCGTGGAGGCCCTGTGGCAGCCCTTCGTGGAAGACATGGAAGAGACAACCGGGCTCGATATCGAGCTGGTCTCGGCCATCGACTATGCCGGCGTCATCGAGGCGATGCGCTTTGGCCAGGTAGATGTGGGCTGGTTCTCCAATCTCTCCGGCCTGCAGGCGATCCGGCTGGCCGATGCCGAGGTGTTCGCCAAGACGCTCTATCCGGGCGGGCAGGAGGGGTATCGCTCCGTCATCCTCGTGCGCGAGGACAGCCCCATCCGCACGCTGGAAGACCTGCTGGTCTGCGACGGCTCCATGTCCTTCGCCCTGGGGGATCCCAACTCCACATCCGGCACGCTGGTGCCGCTGGCTTACATATTCGCGCCGCGCGGGATCGATCCGCAGTCCTGCTTTGCACAGGTGACCAACGCCAACCACGAACAGACCGCGCTCGCCGTCGTGAACGGGTTCGTGGATGCAGGCACGAACAATACCACCAATCTTGACCGGCTGGCCCAGACCCGGCCTGAAGCGCTGGCGGGCCTGCGCATTCTGTGGTCGTCCCCGCTGATCCAGACCGACCCCATCGTCTGGCGGCGTGATCTGTCCGAAGACGTCAAATCGGAGCTGCTGTCCTTTTTCCTGACCTATGGGTTTCGCGGCGATGCAGCACAGCGCGAATATGAGCAGGGTGTTCTCGACAATCTGTTCCTGGGCGGCTTCCTGCCAGCGACCGATGAGCATCTCCTGCCCATCCGCCGTCTGGAGCTGATGCGCGATCTGGCAGAAACACAGGCCAGCGAAGCACTGGAAGAGGGCGAGCGCACGGCGCGCCTGGAGCAGGTCGAGCTCGCCATGCGCGAGCTGGCCGTTGAAGAGCGCCGGGTTGCCGTGCGTGATCTTGCCGACGATCTCATCGCTGCACGCTCACGCATGGATGCCGAACCGGATGCCGCCAGCGCCGACATCAATTCCCTGGTTTCCGCCTTTCTGGCCGCCCAGCCCCGTATCGAGGTGGAGCGCCGGATACGCCGGGTGACGGCTGGTGAGCTGACGCGTGGCCTGATTGGTCTGGGGTCCGGGCTGGCGCTGTTTGCGGTCCTGATGATCCGCTCGCGCCCGCCACGTTTCGGCCCGTCCCGCCTGATGAGCGACCGTCTGATCGATGCAGCCATCTGGTCGGGCCTGTTTGGCCTGCTGATCTGGAGCTTCTGGCCAGCGGAGATGTTCAAGCTTCCGCTTCTGGGGTCCAATGCTCCGCGCATGGGCGAGTACATAGCCGGCTTCTTCCAGCTCGATCTGGACGGCTGGGAAACCTATGCCCGCCAGACCCTCATCACCGTGCAGATCGCGCTGTGGGGTACGGTTGTGGCCGTAATTGCCGCCATTCCGTTCGGCCTGCTGGCTTCACGCAATATCGCGCCGGTCTGGATCGTGCAGCCGGTACGCCGCCTGATGGACGCCTTCCGCGCCATCAATGAGCTGGTGGTGGCCGCAATCTTCGTGGCAGCCGTCGGCCTTGGCCCGTTTGCCGGGGTGATGGCGCTGGCGCTGCACACGACCGGCGTGCTGGCCAAGCTGTTCTCCGAGGCCGTCGAAGCCATTGATGACGGCCCTGTGGAGGGTGTGCGGGCAACCGGCGCCGGGCCCATGAACGAGGTGGTTTGGGGCGTGATCCCGCAGGTCATTCCGCTCTGGGCCTCCTATGCGCTCTACCGTTTTGAGTCCAACACCCGCGCCGCAACCATTCTCGGTCTGATCGGGGCAGGCGGTATCGGTCAGGTGCTGATCCAGAACATCCGCTCGTTCGAGTACGGCAAGACGGCGACCATCCTCCTGATCATCATCGCAGCCGTGACGGCGGTGGACCTGATCTCGCAGATGCTGCGCCGCCGGCTGGTCTAAAGGGAACACGAAGAGCGGCCTTGCAGATGACGCAGACGTGACACGATGTGCCGGCAAGATGTCACACAGCTGACATCTTGCCGTGCGAAGTGCGGTTCAGGTTTGTTCAACCCCGAAGGGTCAAAACATGAAATTTGCTGTTCTGTCTTGTGTCTCCGCCATCGCCATATCGCTGGCCATGGGGGCGCAAAGCGCCGAAGCGCAATCACGCGATTCGATCCGCATTGTCGGCTCGTCCACCGTGTTTCCGTTCACCACGGCGACCTCGGAAAACTTCGGCTCCACCTCCGGATTTCGTACGCCGGTCGTCGAATCGACTGGTACGGGCGGCGGCATGAATTTGTTCTGCGCTGGCGTAGGCCTGCGCCACCCGGACATCACAGGCGCCTCGCGCCGTATGCTGCCCGGTGAGTTCGAGCTTTGCCGGCGCAATGGCGTGACGGCTATCACCGAAGTGCCGATTGGTTATGACGGTATCGTGGTCACCCGCGCATCCGGTACGCCGTCTGTCGATTTCCAGCGCCGCGATCTGTTCCTCGCGCTCGCCTTCACGATCCCCATGCCCGTAGACGACGCGGGTGAGGCGGTGTTCAGCACCAGCGGTCAGATACTCGCGGGCCGCGACTTCAACGATGTCGCCGGGTATTCGTGCGAAGCCTTCATTCCCAATCCGCACCGGCGCTGGTCGGATGTGTCCAATGATCTGCCGTCTGACCGGATCGAAGTGATCGGCCCGCCCCCGACCTCCGGCACGCGTGACAGCTGGATCGAACTTGGCATCCAGCCTGGCGCCCGCCAGATCGAGTGCCTCGACGCGCTGCGCGCCAGCGACCGTGCGCGTTTTGACGAGGTTTCCAGCCGTCTTCGCGAAGACGGGCCCTGGATTGATGGCGGTGAGAACGACAATGTGATCGTCCAGACGATCGCCAATTCCGCTACCGCTTTTGGTGTGTTCGGCTATTCCTATCTTGAACAGAATGCCGACCGTCTGACAGCGGCCACGATCGAGGGCGTCGAGCCGGAATATGATGACATCTCCGAAGGCGTTTATCCGATTGCCCGCTCCATGTTTGTCTATGTGAAGAACCAGCATGTCGCGGCCGTTCCGGGTATCGCCGAATGGGTCGAGGAACTCACCAGCGAAGATGCTTTCGGGCCGTTCGGCTATCTGGCTGATCGCGGCCTGGTCGCACTGCCGGAGGCAGAACGCGACAGGGTTCGCGAGCATGCGCGCGCGCTCACGCCGCTGACCGGCATTGAGGCGCACTAGCATCCGAGTGTTATCAACGCGCCGTTAAGCCCGCCGGGGCTATCCTGATACGCAAAGCCGGGCCCTTTCGGGGTCCGGCAAGGCGGCAAGGGCTCGACGCGCGCAATGATTGGACGCCCCGTAACCTATCACCGGCTCTCGCAGGACGAGGTCGACAATATCTGCCTGCGTCACGCCAACCTTTTGCAGGGGCGGATGAATGGCGCACGCGCGAGTTTCGCCTACAAGGTGATTGAGGGGCTGGACCTGTCTGGCCGCAATCTCACCGACGCCGATTTTTCCGGCGCTGTAATGGCCGGGGCCAATCTGGCGGGAACCAATTTCTCCAGCGCAAACCTGTTTGCTGCGGATCTGCGCCGGGCCAATCTGGCCGGGGCCACCTTGCGCCGTGCGGACATGCGCGGCGCAATTCTGCGCGGCGCCAACCTCACCGGAGCCGATCTCAGCCAGGCCGATCTGCGCGAAGGGGCCATCGCCCAGGTGGATCGCGAAAAAGGCCTTGCCATCATCACCCATGAACAGCGCCCCAATGAGGCGGTGGAAGCCAATTTCAGCGGCGCCAACCTCACCAACTCGAAGATGACCGGCGCCATCGCGCAGCGTGCAGACTTCTCCGACGCCGTGCTGATTGGCGCCCGGATGCAGCGGGCAAATTTGCGCGGTTCGCGCTTTCCCGGCGCCAATCTGGAAGGCGCAGACCTGTCCGGTGCGGACCTCACCGAAGCGGATCTGTCGCACACCGTGCTTATCGGGACGAAGCTCGATGCGGCGCACACGCGCGGCATGTGTACCGATGGCGCCCTGACGGACGCGCCCACCGGGCCCGAACTGGCTGCCGATGCCGATGAGACGGCAAAAGCCCTCGAAGCGCATGCCTTGTGGTGTGAGACCGGCGGCAAGCAGGGCGCGCCATCCACGTTTGATGGCGCGGACATGCGCGGCCTCAAGACCCTTTCAGGGCGCAATCTGACGGCGTTGCAGGCACGCGGCGCAACACTTTACGGGCTTGATCTGGGCGGCGCACAGCTGCAGGGCGCGCGCCTCGAAAAGGCTGATCTGCGCATGGCGTCCCTGCGTGGTGCAGACCTTCGCGGCGCTGACCTGACCGGCGCGCGGCTGAACAATGCTGATCTGCGCGGCGCCAAGATCGGCGCGCTGCTTCTGCCCAATGACCGCAAGCTGGCGGCAAGCCTTGCCGCCGCCGTTCTGCGCTATGCCGATCTCGAAGGGGCGGACATGCGCGACATCAGCGCGACTGGCGCTGATTTTTCCTATGCCAACCTGAAAGATTGCGACGTACGCCGCGCTCGCTTTACGGGTTCATGCTTTACAGGGACAGCTCTGCCGGCTGATTTCCTTGAGCACGCTGACGACATTGCTGGCGCGGTTGATCTCAACGCCGCGTGAGGCGGCTACGCCACTGAAAGCGGCATAAAAGCTCCCCTTGGGGCGCTCTCCGCCTCTCCAGCCGACGGCCCGGACACCCAAATTGGATTCCGGGCATTCAGAATCAGGACGTCTCCGCGCTGATCGCGCCGTGGCAATGCTTGTACTTCTTGCCTGATCCGCACGGGCAGGGGGCGTTGCGCTGCACCCGGCCCCAGGTGGACGGATCGTTCGGATTGATGGCAGGGGCCGCCGCGCGGCTGACCGCAGGCCCGCGCGCTGCGGTGCGCGGTGCGCCGTCGCCCGAGACCGGCTCGCCGGTTGCCGGATCCACGCGTGAAGCCTGAATGTTCTGCGGCGCGCGCGGCATTTGCGGCGGCGGCGCGGCAGGTTCGACCCGGATCGAGGACAGGATGCGTGTGGTTTCAAAGCGCAGATTGTCCAGCAAGTGCTCGAACAGGGCGAAGGCCTCGCTCTTGTACTCGTTCAGCGGATCACGCTGGGCATAACCGCGAAGACCGATCACCGAACGCAGGGCATCGAGCTGTTGCAGGTGCTCCCGCCAGTTCTGGTCGATCGTCTGCAGCAGCATCTGCTTCTCGATCCGGCGCATCAGCTCCGGCCCGGTATTGGCGGCCTTTTCGGCGTATGCTTCATCGGCGGCTTTAAGCACGCGCTCAAGGATTTCCTCGTTCGCGATACCGTCCTCGGCGGCCCATTCCTTGATGGGCAGTTGCAGGTTGAAGTGCTTTTCGACCTCTTCCTGCAGGCCTTCGGTATCCCACTGGTCGGCATAGGCGCGCGGCGGAATATGACGCTCCACAAGATCTTCGGCGCACTGGTGGCGCATGTCCCTCACCACGTCGGAGACATTTTCCGCCTCCATGAACTCGATGCGCTGCTCGAAGATCGCCTTGCGCTGATCGTTCATCACGTCGTCGTATTTCAGGATATTCTTGCGGATGTCGAAATTGCGCTGCTCGACCTTCTTCTGTGAGGTCTCCACCGCCTTGGACATCCACGGGTGCTGGATGGCCTCGCCTTCCTTCATGCCCATGGTGCGCATGATGGTGTCGAGGCGTTCCGGCGCAAAAATGCGCAAGAGATCGTCTTCCACGGAGATGAAGAATTTGGAACGCCCCGGATCGCCCTGGCGGCCGGTACGGCCACGCAGCTGGTTATCGATCCGGCGTGATTCATGGCGCTCGGTGCCGATCACGTAGAGCCCGCCGGCGTCCAGCGCGATCTTCCGGCGTTCGGCGACCTCTGCCTCGACGGATTTGCGTTTTTCCGAAATCGCCGTGTCGTCTGGCTCGCGACCGGCCTTTCGCTCCTCGCTCAGCCAGTCATTGACCAGGAAGTCGACATTGCCGCCCAGCTGGATGTCGGTGCCGCGCCCCGCCATGTTGGTGGCGATGGTCACCGCGCCCGGAACGCCGGCCTGCGCAATGATGGATGCTTCCTGCTCGTGATAGCGCGCATTGAGCACCTGGTGCCTGATCTTGCGCTTCTTCAAAAGCTCGGCCAGCACCTCGGACTTCTCGATGGAGACGGTACCAACCAGAATCGGCTGGCCGCGCCCATGGGCTTCCTCGATGCTGGTAATGATTGCGTCGTACTTTTCCTTGGCCGTGCGGTAGAGCTCGTCTTCCTCGTCAATACGCTGGACGGGGCGGTTTGTCGGGATTTCAGAGACGCCAAGGCTGTAAATGCCAGCAAATTCCTCGGCTTCGGTCGAGGCCGTGCCGGTCATGCCCGAGAGCTTCTTGTAGAGGCGGAAATAGTTCTGGAAGGTGATCGAGGCCAGCGTCTGGTTCTCAGGCTGGATCTCCACGCCTTCCTTCGCCTCGATAGCCTGATGCAGGCCGTCCGACAGGCGGCGGCCCGTCATCATCCGCCCGGTGAACTCGTCGATGAGCATCACCTTGTCGTCGCGGACGATATAGTCCTTGTCCTTCTGGAACAGCTTGTGAGCTTTCAGGCCCTGATTGACGTGGTGAACGGTGGCGATGTTCTCGATGTCGTAGAGATCGCCTTCGTCCAGCAGGCCGTGCTCGCGCAGCAGCTCCTCGATATGCTCATTGCCTTCCTCGGTGAAGGTGACGGAGCGGTTCTTCTCGTCGAGCGCAAAATCCTCGTCCTTCAGGAAGGGGATCAGCTTGTCGATCGTCTTGTAGAAGTCCGAACGGTCATCGGTGCGTCCGGAAATGATGAGCGGCGTGCGCGCTTCGTCGATCAGGATGGAGTCCACCTCGTCGACAATGGCGTAGGCGTGGCCGCGCTGCACCATTTCGCGCAAGCTGTATTTCATGTTGTCGCGCAGATAGTCAAAGCCCAGCTCGTTATTCGTGCCGTAGGTGATGTCGCAGGCATAGGCGCGGCGGCGCTCTTCATCCAGCATCTGGTTGAGGATGACGCCGGTGGTCATGCCAAGGCGCTCAAACACCTTGCCCATCCATTCGGAGTCGCGCTGGGCCAGATAATCGTTGACCGTCACGACATGAACGCCCTTGCCGGGCAGGGCGTTCAGATAGGCCGCGAGCGTGGAAACCAGCGTCTTGCCTTCGCCGGTCTTCATCTCGGCAATGCCGCCCTCATGCAGCACCATCCCGCCAAGCAGCTGCACATCATAGTGGCGCTGGCCCAGCGAGCGTTTGGCCGCTTCGCGTACCGCTGCAAAGGCTTCTGGCAGCAGGCTGTCCAGTGCCTCGCCCTGCTCCAGGCGTGCCCTGAATTCGCCGGTTTTACCCTGCAGGCCTGCATCGTCGAGCAATTCAAATTCCGGCTCCAGCGCGTTGATCTGATGCACTTTCGGCATCATGCGCTTTACGGTGCGGTCATTTGAGGAGCCAAAGAGCTTGCGGGTAAAAGAAAGCATGTTTTATCAGCCGTCGCGGGGCGAAATGGGTGATCAGGCACGCCGGGCCAGTGTACAAGGCAAATCCGTACATGGCCTGGGCGCCTGTGTGGCGCTGGCCCTGAAGCAGCGCGCTCAAGATCAGGGACTTAAGGAGGCAGGCATAGTGTGTCAATCGAACCGGACCGCCAGACGCTGCAGTATCGGGCTTGTGGCCCTTGCCGGACTGTCGCTGGCAGTGGCCTGCGATACGCAGCAGGACAGGGCCGCTGCGCCCGCAGAGCCCGCCGTACAGGCTGAGGGGCGGGTAGACGTGCTGGCCCGCTTTCTGGCGCTGGAGCCTGCCGGGCCGGAGGATTCCGTGGTGGCCGAGGTCGGGACCACCGTGATTTACGCCTCGGACGTCCGCCGCGAGATCGCCGCGCGCAGCCTGCATGACCACCCAGCAAACGTGGCGCCGTCAGACCCTGTTTTCCAGCAGGTTTTGTCAGAACTGACCGAGCAGCGCCTGCTGGCGCTGGAGGCGCTGCGGCGCGGCATGGACCGCGACATCGAGGCGCGCCGGCGCCTCGCCGCGGCCGAGGAGCGCATTCTGGGCAATATCCTGGTCGAGACCGTCGTGGCCAACTCCATCACGGATGAAGCCATCGAGCGGATTTACCAGGAGCAGAACCGGCTAGCTCCGCGCCTGGAGGAGGTACGCGCCAGCCACATCCTCGTCACCACGCGCGAGGAGGCAGAGGAAGTCGCCCGCCTGCTGGCCGAGGGCGAGGACTTTGCC is drawn from Glycocaulis alkaliphilus and contains these coding sequences:
- a CDS encoding phosphonate ABC transporter ATP-binding protein, which produces MTAKSLALSVDQVTKTYGTAVALSGASLTVEPGEMVALIGASGSGKSTLLRLASGLVLADSGSGAIRLFGEKVQENGKLSARVRRARAKVGFIFQQFNLVTRASLYANAMLGSLGQIAPWRGITGSFPDDVRKRAMEALERVGVAGHAGKRAANLSGGQQQRGAIARALVQRAEAIFADEPIASLDPVSARRVMRLLAELNEQDGLTVVVTLHQVDYALKYCRRAVALKAGEIIYDGPISGLTRERLIEIYGDEYRDVMDEEPVRA
- a CDS encoding 1,9-bis(guanidino)-5-aza-nonane synthase — its product is MTEQTNRKAELLASPVEHIDIASFDGRVIIDAWEKMSFSSRDAARAARILQAAVADPDCSVILTLAGSTSAGGCMHVWRDMVRNNMVDAIVATGASIVDMDFFEALGFKHYQAREIPDDRVLRDLYIDRIYDTYIDEEELQTTDHTIGDIADSLDAKPISSRAFIKAMGKWLADGNAKKEGSLIEECYRHGVPIFVPAFADCSAGFGLVKHQVERMKAKKPYLSIDAVADFRELTDIKIKAGKTGLFMVGGGVPKNFAQDTVVCAEILGHEVPMHEYAVQITVADVRDGACSSSTLKEACSWGKVDVTLEQMVFAEATTVAPVIVSDVFHRGAWKNRPRRRFADMFED
- the phnE gene encoding phosphonate ABC transporter, permease protein PhnE — protein: MMSFVRILAALALVCASGTALAQERERIVFSVISTEQTEAVEALWQPFVEDMEETTGLDIELVSAIDYAGVIEAMRFGQVDVGWFSNLSGLQAIRLADAEVFAKTLYPGGQEGYRSVILVREDSPIRTLEDLLVCDGSMSFALGDPNSTSGTLVPLAYIFAPRGIDPQSCFAQVTNANHEQTALAVVNGFVDAGTNNTTNLDRLAQTRPEALAGLRILWSSPLIQTDPIVWRRDLSEDVKSELLSFFLTYGFRGDAAQREYEQGVLDNLFLGGFLPATDEHLLPIRRLELMRDLAETQASEALEEGERTARLEQVELAMRELAVEERRVAVRDLADDLIAARSRMDAEPDAASADINSLVSAFLAAQPRIEVERRIRRVTAGELTRGLIGLGSGLALFAVLMIRSRPPRFGPSRLMSDRLIDAAIWSGLFGLLIWSFWPAEMFKLPLLGSNAPRMGEYIAGFFQLDLDGWETYARQTLITVQIALWGTVVAVIAAIPFGLLASRNIAPVWIVQPVRRLMDAFRAINELVVAAIFVAAVGLGPFAGVMALALHTTGVLAKLFSEAVEAIDDGPVEGVRATGAGPMNEVVWGVIPQVIPLWASYALYRFESNTRAATILGLIGAGGIGQVLIQNIRSFEYGKTATILLIIIAAVTAVDLISQMLRRRLV
- a CDS encoding pentapeptide repeat-containing protein, which translates into the protein MIGRPVTYHRLSQDEVDNICLRHANLLQGRMNGARASFAYKVIEGLDLSGRNLTDADFSGAVMAGANLAGTNFSSANLFAADLRRANLAGATLRRADMRGAILRGANLTGADLSQADLREGAIAQVDREKGLAIITHEQRPNEAVEANFSGANLTNSKMTGAIAQRADFSDAVLIGARMQRANLRGSRFPGANLEGADLSGADLTEADLSHTVLIGTKLDAAHTRGMCTDGALTDAPTGPELAADADETAKALEAHALWCETGGKQGAPSTFDGADMRGLKTLSGRNLTALQARGATLYGLDLGGAQLQGARLEKADLRMASLRGADLRGADLTGARLNNADLRGAKIGALLLPNDRKLAASLAAAVLRYADLEGADMRDISATGADFSYANLKDCDVRRARFTGSCFTGTALPADFLEHADDIAGAVDLNAA
- a CDS encoding peptidylprolyl isomerase — its product is MFYQPSRGEMGDQARRASVQGKSVHGLGACVALALKQRAQDQGLKEAGIVCQSNRTARRCSIGLVALAGLSLAVACDTQQDRAAAPAEPAVQAEGRVDVLARFLALEPAGPEDSVVAEVGTTVIYASDVRREIAARSLHDHPANVAPSDPVFQQVLSELTEQRLLALEALRRGMDRDIEARRRLAAAEERILGNILVETVVANSITDEAIERIYQEQNRLAPRLEEVRASHILVTTREEAEEVARLLAEGEDFAQLARQVSQDPGTRLDGGDLGYFTRDGMVQAFSRQAFATETGETSEPFQTDYGWHVLRVTDRRVQPRPGLESLRGNIVRFLTLEGIQTLLDTVRQTYPVTRSGVPAPSQIRAPGPVPPGDPEDSGEEEPDDMDADEADAPGEMPQR
- a CDS encoding type III PLP-dependent enzyme → MSEHHTPLDLVRLRPVDGPVACARPDRLAVASRWFQEHFPGEVLYAVKANPSPWVIDTLYAAGHRWFDVASLPEVELIASRCPGATMAFMHPVKSRRAIASAYHDHGVKIFVLDCEAELQKILQETGYARDLTLVVRLAVSNDGATLPLAGKFGATEAEAPDLIRLARAHAHELGVSFHVGSQCMAPSAYRAAMMEASRLIARAGVTVDIVDVGGGFPSIYPGLTPPPLEDYVKAIEHAFEDMMVLENADLWCEPGRALVAEAVSVLTRVELIKGDAVYMNDGSYGCLFDIVHARWSYPMRVHRANGELSPQTAPFKLYGPTCDSIDSMPGPYELPADLKEGDVIEFGMLGAYGTAMATRFNGFGDVETVTVSDYPWLSLYDQPVLASPQSEPQSEGSVVPFTRLRRRRQRLIKRR
- a CDS encoding substrate-binding domain-containing protein produces the protein MKFAVLSCVSAIAISLAMGAQSAEAQSRDSIRIVGSSTVFPFTTATSENFGSTSGFRTPVVESTGTGGGMNLFCAGVGLRHPDITGASRRMLPGEFELCRRNGVTAITEVPIGYDGIVVTRASGTPSVDFQRRDLFLALAFTIPMPVDDAGEAVFSTSGQILAGRDFNDVAGYSCEAFIPNPHRRWSDVSNDLPSDRIEVIGPPPTSGTRDSWIELGIQPGARQIECLDALRASDRARFDEVSSRLREDGPWIDGGENDNVIVQTIANSATAFGVFGYSYLEQNADRLTAATIEGVEPEYDDISEGVYPIARSMFVYVKNQHVAAVPGIAEWVEELTSEDAFGPFGYLADRGLVALPEAERDRVREHARALTPLTGIEAH
- the secA gene encoding preprotein translocase subunit SecA, with the protein product MLSFTRKLFGSSNDRTVKRMMPKVHQINALEPEFELLDDAGLQGKTGEFRARLEQGEALDSLLPEAFAAVREAAKRSLGQRHYDVQLLGGMVLHEGGIAEMKTGEGKTLVSTLAAYLNALPGKGVHVVTVNDYLAQRDSEWMGKVFERLGMTTGVILNQMLDEERRRAYACDITYGTNNELGFDYLRDNMKYSLREMVQRGHAYAIVDEVDSILIDEARTPLIISGRTDDRSDFYKTIDKLIPFLKDEDFALDEKNRSVTFTEEGNEHIEELLREHGLLDEGDLYDIENIATVHHVNQGLKAHKLFQKDKDYIVRDDKVMLIDEFTGRMMTGRRLSDGLHQAIEAKEGVEIQPENQTLASITFQNYFRLYKKLSGMTGTASTEAEEFAGIYSLGVSEIPTNRPVQRIDEEDELYRTAKEKYDAIITSIEEAHGRGQPILVGTVSIEKSEVLAELLKKRKIRHQVLNARYHEQEASIIAQAGVPGAVTIATNMAGRGTDIQLGGNVDFLVNDWLSEERKAGREPDDTAISEKRKSVEAEVAERRKIALDAGGLYVIGTERHESRRIDNQLRGRTGRQGDPGRSKFFISVEDDLLRIFAPERLDTIMRTMGMKEGEAIQHPWMSKAVETSQKKVEQRNFDIRKNILKYDDVMNDQRKAIFEQRIEFMEAENVSDVVRDMRHQCAEDLVERHIPPRAYADQWDTEGLQEEVEKHFNLQLPIKEWAAEDGIANEEILERVLKAADEAYAEKAANTGPELMRRIEKQMLLQTIDQNWREHLQQLDALRSVIGLRGYAQRDPLNEYKSEAFALFEHLLDNLRFETTRILSSIRVEPAAPPPQMPRAPQNIQASRVDPATGEPVSGDGAPRTAARGPAVSRAAAPAINPNDPSTWGRVQRNAPCPCGSGKKYKHCHGAISAETS